In Deltaproteobacteria bacterium, the sequence CAGTGCGCGCCGTACCTTGTGCGCGTGTTCAGGGACAAGGGCAAGGCCGTGCTCGTTGGCCAGCAGTTCGTGCTCGACTGGGGGTTCAAGAAAAAGGCCTACGTCATGAAAGCCGAAGCTTTAGAGATTACTTCGGGAGAAGAGTTCGCTCTTCCGGATTACGCAAACATCTACGGCACGGCGCTCTATGATATTGACGCCGACGGCACGGAAGAGCTTCTTATTTACGATAGAGAGGACCATCTTCGCATATATAAGCGCGACGGCTCGGGATGGGCAGAGGACTGGAAGAGCCCGGACTATTTCACCGGAACGCTAAATCTCATAGAGCTAAAGAGGGGCGAGACCTCGCTAAATGAGTTTGTAAAGATAAACGACGAGATGGTGTTTTTCGATGCCGACAGCAGCGGCGTAAGGGAGATTGTGGCTGCCATAAAGACAGCGGGCGGGGCCTTTGGCAGAAGCTCGAAGGTCATAACCGAATTTAAGAGCGCAGTTGTCGCCGGGTATGAGTGGGACGGCGTGACATTTGTCGAGAAGTGGAAGAGCAAAGAGGTGCCGGGCTATGTGGCGGACTTTACGATTATGGACGTTGACGGCGACGGAAGCTCGGAGCTTGTGCTCCTGGTATCGAGGAAGAAGGCCTCGGTCTTTTCATCCGGCAAAAAAAATTCTATACTTTCGTATAAGTTGAAGTTATAATATCCGGCGTTGTTTGTAGTGATAATGGCGGCGTAGCTCAGGTGGCAGAGCAGGGGTCTCATAAGCCCCGGGCCAGTGGTTCGAGTCCACTCGCCGCCACCAAAATCCAAGCCCTTTGATGTGCCGTTGCTAAAATCGCGGCGTCACGGGGCTTTATGTTTTTTGAGGGTGCCAGTATGTTGCTTACCATAACGACAACCATGAGCCCGGCAACGGATTTAGGGTATCTTCTCCATAAGAATCCGTCGAGGGTGCATACCTTCGAGCTTGCCTTTGGCGTGTGCCATGTGTTTTATCCGGAGGCTTCGCCGCATAGATGCACTGCCGCGCTTCTTCTGGACATGGACACAGTCGGTATGGTCAGGACAGGAAACAGGAATTCGTCATCGGTTTACCCGTATGTAAACGATCGTCCGTACGTGGCGTCGTCGTTTATGAGCGTGGCTATTTCGAGGGTCTTTAGAGAGGCCCTTTTCGGGAAGTCGAAGCATCGTCAGGAACTGGCCGATAAAAAGATACCGCTCGAGGCCGTTATATCGGTGCTGCCGTGCCGTGGAGGGGAGGGTTCTTTGCGCAGCCTTTTTGAACCCCTTGGTTACGAAGTAGTTGCCGAAGGGTTTGACCTGGATGACAGATTCCCGAATTGGGGCAAGGGCCCTTATTACAGGGTTGGGCTCAAGGCCGTGACAAGGTTAAAAGATATGCTCTCGCATATAAACGTGCTTGTGCCAGTCATGGACAACGATAAGCATTACTGGGTGGGAGACGACGAAGTGGATAAGCTTCTTCGCATCGGCGGCGAATGGCTAAAAGACCACCCCGAGAGAGAATTTATTGCCAGGCGTTATCTGAAGAACAGGCGAAGCCTCGCAAGGACAGCTCTCGCAAGGCTGCTCGATGAGGGGGATGCCGGGCCGGAATTCAGTGACGCAAGGCGCAGGGAAAACGAGGACGTCATCGAAGAAAAACTAAGTCTTAACGAAGAACGCTTGGAACGCGTGGCCGATAAGCTAAAGGCGTCAGCTGCGGCCCGTGTGCTGGATTTGGGTTGCGGTGAGGGAAAGCTGATGAAGCGGCTTATGGCGGAGAAACAGTTTTCGACCGTAACCGGGCTTGATGTGTCGGTGCGCTCTCTTGAGTACGCAAGACAGCGGTTGCGCCTGGATTCGCTTCCGGAGAAAATGGCCGGAAGGGTGTCGCTTCTTCACGGATCCCTTATTTACAGGGACAGCCGTATCGCCGGATATGACGGCGCTGCCGTTGTCGAGGTGATAGAGCATCTCGATGGCGGCAGGCTCAAGGCCTTCGAGCGCGTGCTTTTCGAGTTTGCCAGGCCCAAGCTTGTTATTGTGACTACGCCGAATGTTGAATATAACGTGAAGTTCGAGAACCTCGCTGCTGGGAAGTTTCGCCATAGTGACCACCGTTTCGAATGGAGACGGGACGAGTTCGAGGCCTGGGCGCGCGGCGTTGCCGAAAGGTTCGGGTATGTTGTCGAGTTTTCTTCTGTAGGGGACGTGGACACTTTGCTGGGGGCCCCGACCCAGATGGGGGTATTTAGTTTATGCGCATAGAGATACCGGAGTTTTCGCTGGTGGTGCTTGTCGGCGTCTCGGGTTCCGGGAAGTCGAGCTTTGCGCGAAGGCACTTCAAGGCTACCGAGGTGCTTTCTTCTGACTACTGCCGTGCGCTTGTTTCGTGCGATGAAAATAATCAGGCCGTGACAAAAGAGGCATTTGAGGTGCTTCATTACATCGCGGCCAAGCGGCTGGAGCTTAAGAAGCTTACGGTAATAGACGCGACCAACACGCAGCAGGAGGCAAGAAAGCCTATACTCGAGCTTGCGCGGGCATATCACTGTCTGCCGGTGGCAGTAGTGTTCGATATTCCGCGTAAAGTCTGTGAGGAAAGGAACAGGGTAAGGCCGGATAGAAATTTTGGTCCGCATGTCCTTAGAAATCAGATGAGCCAGTTAAGGCGCTCGCTTGGAGCGCTGCGGCGTGAAGGGTTCAGGCATGTGTTTGTCATGGAATCGGAGGAAGAGGTAAACGCCGCGGAGGTTGTGCGCCGTCCGCTCTGGACAGACAAGACATCCGAGAAGGGGCCGTTCGATATCATAGGCGATGTCCACGGCTGTTATGATGAACTGCGCCTTTTGCTCGGTAAGCTTGGCTACAGTGTTGAAGATGCGCTGATAGGAACCGATAACGCGGCGCTTAGCCATCCCGATGGAAGAAAACCCGTGTTCCTCGGCGACATGGTGGACAGGGGGCCCAAATCGGTAGAGACGCTTTCTCTGATAATGAATGTTGTTTCCACAGGAACAGGGTTTGCCGTCATTGGCAATCATGACGATAAATTCTCGCGCTATCTTTCGGGCAGGGATGTGCAGATAAAGCACGGCTTGGCCGAGACCATAGAGAGTGTCGGGCAAGCCGGCGAAGGGTTCGGGGAAAAGGCCGGTAATTTTATAAAAGGACTTGTGAGCCACTATGTGCTTGACGGCGGACGCTTGGTTGTTGCGCATGCTGGAATGAAGGAGTCCATGCAGGGCAGGGCCTCGGCAAAGGTAAGAAGCTTTGCTCTCTACGGCGAGACTACTGGCGAGACCGACGAGTTCGGGCTGCCGGTGCGTTATAATTGGGCCATGGAGTACCGCGGCACGGCAACTGTCGTCTATGGACACACGCCGGTTGCCGTGCCGGAGTGGCTCAACAACACCATATGCGTGGATACCGGATGTGTTTACGGAGGCAGTCTTAGCGCGCTTAGATACCCTGAGCGTGAAGTTGTGTCCGTTCCGGCCTCTGCCATGTACTACGAGCCGTCGCGGCCTCTTGTGTCCTGTCCGCAGGAGCGGCTCTCGGCCCAGCAGCAGCACGACGATGTGCTCGATATTGCCGACGTTACCGGCAAGCGCATTATTTCGACGCGCCTTGGCCGCAACATAACGGTGCGCGAGGAGAACTCTACCGCAGCCGTGGAGGTGATGAGCCGGTTTGCCGTTAATCCGAAGTGGCTTATATATCTTCCGCCAACCATGTCGCCATCCGAGACGAGCTCCATTGACGGGTTTCTGGAGCATCCGGCAGAGGCGTTGGCGTATTATAGAACAAACGGCGTTTCCAAGGTGGTGTGCG encodes:
- a CDS encoding 3' terminal RNA ribose 2'-O-methyltransferase Hen1, whose protein sequence is MLLTITTTMSPATDLGYLLHKNPSRVHTFELAFGVCHVFYPEASPHRCTAALLLDMDTVGMVRTGNRNSSSVYPYVNDRPYVASSFMSVAISRVFREALFGKSKHRQELADKKIPLEAVISVLPCRGGEGSLRSLFEPLGYEVVAEGFDLDDRFPNWGKGPYYRVGLKAVTRLKDMLSHINVLVPVMDNDKHYWVGDDEVDKLLRIGGEWLKDHPEREFIARRYLKNRRSLARTALARLLDEGDAGPEFSDARRRENEDVIEEKLSLNEERLERVADKLKASAAARVLDLGCGEGKLMKRLMAEKQFSTVTGLDVSVRSLEYARQRLRLDSLPEKMAGRVSLLHGSLIYRDSRIAGYDGAAVVEVIEHLDGGRLKAFERVLFEFARPKLVIVTTPNVEYNVKFENLAAGKFRHSDHRFEWRRDEFEAWARGVAERFGYVVEFSSVGDVDTLLGAPTQMGVFSLCA
- a CDS encoding polynucleotide kinase-phosphatase — translated: MRIEIPEFSLVVLVGVSGSGKSSFARRHFKATEVLSSDYCRALVSCDENNQAVTKEAFEVLHYIAAKRLELKKLTVIDATNTQQEARKPILELARAYHCLPVAVVFDIPRKVCEERNRVRPDRNFGPHVLRNQMSQLRRSLGALRREGFRHVFVMESEEEVNAAEVVRRPLWTDKTSEKGPFDIIGDVHGCYDELRLLLGKLGYSVEDALIGTDNAALSHPDGRKPVFLGDMVDRGPKSVETLSLIMNVVSTGTGFAVIGNHDDKFSRYLSGRDVQIKHGLAETIESVGQAGEGFGEKAGNFIKGLVSHYVLDGGRLVVAHAGMKESMQGRASAKVRSFALYGETTGETDEFGLPVRYNWAMEYRGTATVVYGHTPVAVPEWLNNTICVDTGCVYGGSLSALRYPEREVVSVPASAMYYEPSRPLVSCPQERLSAQQQHDDVLDIADVTGKRIISTRLGRNITVREENSTAAVEVMSRFAVNPKWLIYLPPTMSPSETSSIDGFLEHPAEALAYYRTNGVSKVVCEHKHMGSRAVIVVCRDEDAAIRRFGVAGDGVGVCYTRTGRPFFDNKKLEQDVLSRVGAAVTKAGLWDEMKTDWICLDAEVMPWSMKAMELLKQEYAATASAGSRALLDVTGRLGQAAGNIAEAAQLLERFLGKARSMEAYIRAYRNYCWDFNSIEDMKIAPFHVLASEGNVHADKNHLWHMETVHRIAAEDRGVLVETPFLVVDTGSDADVSAVVEWWLRHTGSGGEGMVVKPLGFIEHGRRGVLQPAVKCRGREYLRII